From a region of the Rhodococcus sp. 4CII genome:
- the aroA gene encoding 3-phosphoshikimate 1-carboxyvinyltransferase has translation METVSLSLWNAPRAEVPVVATVALPGSKSITNRALILAALADGPSTLTGALRSRDTDLMIDALRTLGTSIDTVDAETMLRVTPGRFRGGAVDCGLAGTVMRFLPPVAALADGTVHFDGDEQARTRPLDTILNALRGLGADIDGDSLPFTVRGAGSLRGGRVTIDASGSSQFVSGLLLSAAAFDEGVTVHHDGKTVPSMPHIDMTVDMLRESGVEVSTPATGGEADTWRVSPGVVRAIDRVIEPDLSNATAFLAAAAVTGGEVTVPLWPSRTTQPGDAIRGILLAMGADVRLDGSSLTVRGPHKLTGIDIDLHDVGELTPTVAALAALADGPSHLRGIAHLRGHETDRLAALAHEINALGGNATETEDGLTIVPAALHGGTWRSYADHRMATAGAIVGLTVDGIEIEDVGTTAKTLPGFENLWATMLSAGTATERKASF, from the coding sequence ATGGAGACCGTGAGCCTGAGCCTGTGGAACGCCCCCCGTGCCGAAGTGCCCGTCGTCGCGACGGTCGCCCTCCCCGGATCGAAGTCGATCACCAATCGCGCGCTGATCCTCGCCGCACTCGCGGACGGGCCGTCCACCCTCACCGGAGCACTGCGCAGCCGCGACACCGACCTCATGATCGACGCCCTCCGCACGCTCGGAACGAGCATCGACACCGTCGACGCCGAGACCATGCTGCGCGTCACGCCGGGCCGGTTCCGGGGCGGTGCGGTCGACTGCGGGCTCGCGGGCACCGTGATGCGGTTTCTTCCGCCGGTCGCCGCTCTCGCCGACGGTACCGTCCACTTCGACGGCGACGAGCAGGCCCGGACCCGCCCCCTCGACACCATCCTGAACGCGCTGCGCGGCCTCGGCGCGGACATCGACGGCGACTCCCTCCCCTTCACCGTGCGCGGCGCGGGCTCGCTGCGCGGTGGGCGGGTCACGATCGACGCGTCGGGCTCGTCGCAGTTCGTCTCCGGGCTGCTGCTGTCGGCGGCCGCGTTCGACGAGGGCGTCACGGTCCATCACGACGGCAAGACCGTCCCGTCGATGCCGCACATCGACATGACCGTCGACATGCTCCGTGAATCGGGTGTGGAGGTGTCGACCCCCGCGACCGGTGGGGAGGCCGATACGTGGAGGGTGAGCCCCGGCGTCGTGCGGGCGATCGACCGGGTGATCGAGCCCGACCTGTCCAACGCGACCGCCTTCCTGGCCGCCGCCGCCGTCACCGGGGGTGAGGTGACGGTTCCGCTGTGGCCGAGCCGGACGACGCAGCCCGGCGACGCGATCCGCGGGATCCTGCTGGCGATGGGCGCGGACGTCCGGCTGGACGGGTCGAGTCTGACGGTGCGCGGCCCCCACAAGCTGACCGGGATCGACATCGACCTGCACGACGTGGGCGAACTCACCCCCACCGTCGCGGCACTCGCCGCTCTCGCCGACGGGCCGTCCCACCTGCGCGGCATCGCGCATCTACGCGGTCACGAGACCGACCGGCTGGCCGCTCTCGCGCACGAGATCAACGCGCTGGGCGGAAACGCCACCGAGACCGAGGACGGCCTCACCATCGTCCCGGCAGCCCTCCACGGGGGGACGTGGCGCTCCTACGCCGACCACCGGATGGCGACCGCCGGGGCCATCGTCGGCCTGACGGTCGACGGCATCGAGATCGAGGACGTCGGCACGACGGCCAAGACCCTTCCCGGGTTCGAGAACCTGTGGGCCACAATGCTGTCCGCAGGCACAGCGACCGAACGGAAGGCGAGCTTCTGA
- a CDS encoding HAD-IA family hydrolase, with the protein MRGLILDFGGVLAGPGSDMDGLSSVLAGARNRGVRTAILSNDPGGPAAQWLRELGDGRFVDHVVLSGDVGVAKPDPRIYRLTADALGLDPGDCIFVDDLPVNVRGAVAAGMVGVHHVDGAATADEIAILLDVDRDGMQGGQAPTW; encoded by the coding sequence GTGCGGGGATTGATTTTGGACTTCGGCGGAGTTCTGGCGGGCCCCGGTTCGGACATGGACGGCCTGTCGTCAGTCCTTGCCGGTGCCCGCAACCGTGGTGTGCGCACTGCAATCCTCAGCAACGATCCGGGGGGCCCCGCCGCGCAGTGGCTGCGGGAACTCGGCGACGGCCGGTTCGTCGACCACGTCGTGCTGTCCGGGGATGTCGGTGTTGCCAAACCTGATCCGCGGATCTACCGGCTGACCGCCGATGCGCTCGGCCTGGATCCGGGGGACTGTATCTTCGTCGACGACCTGCCGGTCAACGTCCGGGGTGCGGTGGCGGCCGGGATGGTCGGGGTTCACCACGTCGACGGCGCGGCCACCGCGGACGAGATAGCGATACTTCTCGACGTGGATCGAGACGGGATGCAAGGGGGACAGGCGCCGACATGGTGA
- a CDS encoding acyl-CoA desaturase yields the protein MAITDIKEFAHLTEADIESLGRELDAIRLDVEDSRGVRDARYIRRAIRAQRLLELGGRLALFGSRYRPAWLAGTAMLSLSKIIENMELGHNVMHGQWDWMNDPEIHSMSWEWDQTGPSEHWKRAHNYSHHTFTNIVGMDSDVGFGILRMTRDEEWRPINLLQPFANIVLAATFEWGIALHDLTFAAELEGAEKGQLNSQANKDFARKIFRQVGKDFFLFPLLAGPAWKSTLSANTAANLARNLWAYVVIFCGHFPDGAEKFTVAEYENETRHEWYLRQMLGSANFDSGKIMGFMSGNLSYQIEHHLFPDLPSNRYPEIAVKVRALCEKYDLPYTTGSLAKQYLLALRTIHKLALPDRFLRATADDAPETSSERKFREARDAGAAMVETLRTDPVTGQRRGLLSALRARAEAKIPRRRR from the coding sequence GTGGCGATCACCGACATCAAAGAGTTCGCGCATCTGACCGAAGCGGACATCGAATCGCTCGGGCGTGAGTTGGATGCGATCCGGCTCGACGTGGAGGATTCGCGAGGCGTCCGCGACGCCCGTTACATCCGCCGGGCCATCAGGGCGCAACGACTGCTGGAGCTCGGTGGCCGGCTCGCGCTGTTCGGCAGCAGGTACCGGCCGGCCTGGCTCGCGGGCACCGCGATGCTCTCCCTCTCGAAGATCATCGAGAACATGGAACTCGGCCACAACGTGATGCACGGCCAGTGGGACTGGATGAACGATCCCGAGATCCACTCGATGTCGTGGGAGTGGGATCAGACGGGCCCCTCGGAGCATTGGAAGCGGGCCCACAACTACTCCCACCACACGTTCACCAACATCGTGGGAATGGACTCCGACGTCGGTTTCGGCATCCTCCGGATGACCCGCGACGAGGAGTGGCGGCCGATCAATCTGCTGCAGCCGTTCGCCAACATCGTCCTCGCCGCCACGTTCGAATGGGGGATCGCGCTCCACGACCTCACGTTCGCGGCCGAGTTGGAGGGCGCCGAGAAAGGGCAGCTCAACTCGCAGGCCAACAAGGATTTCGCCCGCAAGATCTTCCGGCAGGTCGGCAAGGATTTCTTCCTGTTCCCGCTGCTCGCGGGCCCGGCGTGGAAGTCGACGCTGTCGGCGAACACTGCCGCGAACCTCGCCCGGAATCTGTGGGCGTACGTCGTGATCTTCTGCGGCCACTTCCCGGACGGTGCCGAGAAATTCACCGTCGCGGAGTACGAGAACGAGACCCGGCACGAATGGTATCTCCGGCAGATGCTGGGCAGCGCCAATTTCGATTCCGGCAAGATCATGGGCTTCATGAGCGGCAACCTCAGCTACCAGATCGAGCATCACCTTTTCCCGGACCTGCCCAGCAACCGGTACCCGGAGATCGCCGTGAAGGTGCGGGCGCTGTGCGAGAAGTACGACCTGCCGTACACGACGGGTTCGCTCGCGAAGCAGTATCTGCTGGCTCTGCGCACGATCCACAAGCTCGCGCTGCCCGACCGCTTCCTGCGGGCGACGGCCGACGACGCCCCTGAGACGTCGTCGGAGCGCAAGTTCCGCGAGGCCCGCGATGCGGGTGCAGCGATGGTGGAGACGCTGCGCACGGACCCCGTCACGGGGCAGCGCCGGGGTCTGCTGTCGGCGCTTCGTGCCCGCGCCGAGGCCAAGATTCCTCGACGCCGCCGGTGA
- a CDS encoding fatty acid desaturase — MAIADVKEYAHLTEADVEALGRELDAIRRDIEESRGERDARYVRNTIRLQRGLEISGRAVLFASKRRPAWLAGTALLSLSKIIENMELGHNVMHGQWDWMNDPEIHSTSWEWDVTGPSAHWKQTHNYIHHKYTNVLGMDDDVGYGLLRVTRDQRWKPFNTGNLLYNTLLALFFEYGIAAQHLELGKVAKGRVPSEETQRKLREVGEKVGKQILKDYVIHPAVTGPAWKSTLTANIAANMIRNVWTNAIIFCGHFPDGAEKFTKADIDKETPAQWYLRQMLGSANIDGGRLMDFMSGNLSYQIEHHLFPDLPSNRYAEIAVRVRELCEKYDLPYTSGPFLVQYAKSWRTIAKLSLPNKYLKATADDAPETASERKFGGNTTATIDPVTGRRQGLGSAIKRTRKRGGLRALLSR; from the coding sequence ATGGCGATTGCAGATGTCAAGGAATACGCACATCTCACCGAAGCCGATGTCGAGGCGCTCGGGCGCGAGTTGGATGCGATCCGCCGCGATATCGAAGAGTCCCGCGGGGAGCGCGACGCGCGCTACGTGCGGAACACCATCAGGCTGCAGCGCGGACTCGAGATCAGCGGGCGCGCAGTGCTGTTCGCGAGCAAGCGGCGTCCCGCCTGGCTCGCGGGCACGGCCTTGCTCTCCCTCTCGAAGATCATCGAGAACATGGAACTCGGCCACAACGTCATGCACGGCCAGTGGGACTGGATGAACGATCCCGAGATCCACTCCACCTCGTGGGAGTGGGACGTGACGGGACCGTCCGCTCACTGGAAGCAGACGCACAACTACATTCACCACAAGTACACCAATGTCCTCGGCATGGACGACGACGTGGGATACGGGCTGCTGCGCGTCACGCGTGACCAGCGGTGGAAGCCGTTCAATACCGGCAACCTCCTCTACAACACCCTGCTCGCGCTGTTCTTCGAGTACGGCATCGCGGCGCAGCACCTCGAACTCGGCAAGGTCGCCAAGGGGCGCGTACCGAGCGAGGAGACCCAGCGCAAGCTTCGCGAGGTCGGCGAGAAGGTCGGCAAGCAGATCCTCAAGGACTACGTGATCCACCCCGCGGTCACCGGTCCCGCGTGGAAGAGCACGCTCACTGCCAACATCGCCGCGAACATGATCCGCAACGTGTGGACCAACGCGATCATCTTCTGCGGGCACTTCCCGGACGGCGCCGAGAAGTTCACGAAGGCCGACATCGACAAGGAAACGCCCGCGCAGTGGTACCTCCGGCAGATGCTCGGTAGCGCGAACATCGACGGCGGCAGGCTGATGGACTTCATGTCCGGCAACCTGAGCTACCAGATCGAGCACCACCTGTTCCCCGACCTGCCGAGCAACCGCTACGCGGAGATCGCCGTGCGGGTGCGGGAACTGTGCGAGAAGTACGACCTGCCCTATACCTCCGGGCCGTTCCTCGTGCAGTACGCGAAGTCGTGGCGGACCATCGCCAAGCTGTCGTTGCCGAACAAGTACCTCAAGGCGACCGCGGACGACGCGCCGGAGACGGCGTCGGAGCGTAAGTTCGGTGGAAACACCACGGCGACAATCGATCCCGTGACCGGTCGCCGTCAGGGGCTCGGTTCCGCGATCAAGCGCACGCGCAAGCGCGGCGGTCTGCGCGCGCTGCTCTCCCGCTAG
- a CDS encoding wax ester/triacylglycerol synthase family O-acyltransferase — protein MVTRLTTQDASFYFLEASSTPMHVGSLAIFRKPRNGLSYEELLSLVEERLSLVPRYRQKVREVALGLSRPVWVDDQDFDIEYHVRRSALPKPGSDAQLHDLVARLTSRPLDNTRPLWEMYLVEGLSNNRFAIFTKSHSSLVDGETALEIGQVILDPAKTRRPMAEELWMPSPAPSESTLIAGALAEMVSRPGEGLAALRVTLGDMASAVGETVRAVGKLAAVVRTATQVAPASPLNATISRNRRFAVVKTELGDYRKIRAQYGCEVNDVILAVVSGAMRYWLLSRGEPVAESTTVRAMVPMSVYATDPEDAEEASRRGEWADPRSMVSSFLIDLPVGEPNAVVRLSHVAHAMEAHAKQSQRVTAETLVRLSGFAPATLHAMGARVASSFSQRMFNLMITNAPGPQLPLYVGGARMLEMYPVSPLLKNQTLSIALTSYDGNVYYGLNADRDAMADVDVVAALLHESLEELLDASR, from the coding sequence ATGGTGACGAGACTGACTACGCAGGACGCGTCGTTCTACTTCCTCGAGGCGAGCAGTACGCCGATGCACGTGGGTTCGCTCGCGATCTTCCGGAAACCGCGAAACGGGTTGTCCTACGAGGAATTACTGAGCCTCGTCGAGGAGCGGCTGAGTCTGGTGCCGCGCTACCGCCAGAAGGTGCGGGAGGTGGCGCTGGGGCTGTCGCGTCCGGTGTGGGTGGACGACCAGGACTTCGACATCGAGTACCACGTCCGGCGGTCGGCGCTGCCGAAACCCGGATCGGATGCCCAGTTGCACGACCTGGTCGCGCGGCTCACGTCCCGCCCGCTCGACAACACGCGCCCGCTGTGGGAGATGTATCTGGTGGAGGGGTTGTCGAACAACCGTTTCGCCATCTTCACGAAGTCTCATTCGTCGCTCGTCGACGGCGAGACGGCGCTCGAGATCGGGCAGGTGATCCTGGACCCGGCGAAGACCCGGCGGCCGATGGCCGAGGAGTTGTGGATGCCGAGCCCCGCGCCCAGCGAGTCCACGCTCATCGCCGGTGCGCTCGCGGAGATGGTGTCGCGGCCGGGCGAGGGACTGGCGGCGCTGCGGGTGACGTTGGGTGACATGGCGTCGGCGGTGGGTGAGACCGTGCGCGCGGTCGGCAAACTCGCCGCCGTGGTGCGTACCGCCACGCAGGTGGCGCCGGCGAGTCCGCTCAACGCGACCATTTCCCGGAACCGGCGCTTCGCCGTCGTCAAGACCGAATTGGGCGATTACCGGAAGATCCGCGCGCAGTACGGGTGCGAGGTCAACGACGTGATCCTCGCCGTCGTGTCGGGGGCGATGCGGTACTGGTTGCTGTCCCGCGGCGAACCGGTGGCCGAATCGACGACAGTCCGTGCGATGGTTCCGATGTCGGTGTACGCGACGGACCCGGAGGACGCCGAGGAGGCGTCGCGTCGCGGCGAGTGGGCGGATCCGCGGAGCATGGTGTCCTCGTTCCTCATCGACCTGCCGGTGGGGGAACCGAATGCTGTGGTGCGGCTTTCGCACGTGGCACACGCGATGGAGGCGCACGCGAAGCAGAGTCAGCGGGTCACCGCGGAGACCCTGGTGCGGTTGTCGGGTTTCGCACCGGCCACGCTGCACGCGATGGGTGCCCGGGTGGCGAGCAGCTTCTCGCAGCGGATGTTCAATCTGATGATCACCAACGCGCCGGGTCCGCAGCTGCCGCTGTACGTCGGGGGAGCGCGGATGCTCGAGATGTATCCGGTGTCGCCGCTGCTGAAAAACCAGACTTTGAGCATTGCGCTGACGTCGTACGACGGCAACGTCTATTACGGTTTGAATGCAGACCGTGACGCCATGGCCGACGTGGACGTGGTGGCGGCGCTGCTGCACGAATCTCTCGAGGAGTTGTTGGATGCCAGCCGGTGA
- a CDS encoding DUF6912 family protein: protein MTRVYVPATIEILHRLVADQEFDPMSRTAFAVTATLREAYSSGDDDELAEVAMAEAARASLRLIAGRVAEGGTDGVRFRRAVVAADVDDVTPRPDLDDAVVRLPGPVTIGRVASVHVDLAEAEPDIERAVSAIDEADLGDPDAEFVLGDAEDHVLAWYATQELPFLLELL from the coding sequence ATGACGAGGGTGTACGTTCCTGCGACGATCGAGATCCTCCATCGGCTCGTGGCCGACCAGGAATTCGACCCGATGAGCCGTACCGCCTTCGCCGTCACCGCCACCCTCCGTGAGGCGTACTCGTCGGGAGACGACGACGAACTGGCCGAGGTCGCGATGGCGGAGGCAGCCCGGGCGTCGCTGCGTCTGATCGCGGGCCGGGTCGCGGAGGGCGGAACCGACGGGGTCCGCTTCCGTCGCGCCGTGGTCGCCGCGGACGTGGATGACGTGACGCCGCGTCCGGACCTCGACGACGCGGTGGTCCGCCTGCCCGGTCCGGTGACGATCGGCCGGGTTGCGTCGGTGCACGTCGACCTCGCGGAGGCGGAGCCGGACATCGAGCGAGCGGTGTCGGCAATCGACGAGGCGGATCTCGGGGACCCGGACGCCGAGTTCGTTCTGGGTGACGCCGAGGATCACGTACTGGCGTGGTATGCCACCCAGGAGCTTCCGTTCCTGCTCGAACTGCTCTGA
- a CDS encoding ferredoxin reductase, translating to MGLKDWIEAPAAAVVPAKRSKLNWLRGAAARLTTPLLPDDYLHLANPLWSARELRGQIVEVRAETADSATIVIKPGWGFDFDYEPGQYIGIGLHIDGRWHWRSYSLTSPPNWDDKLISIAVKAMPEGFLSSHLVNGVPSGTIVRLATPTGNFALPDPPPQRILFLTAGSGITPVMAMLRTMNRRGQLPDVFHVHSAPTDADVMFADELTQLHEEHDDFRCKIQLTRSQGKFALSSLDEVCPDWRERQTWACGPLPMLDEIETLWRDENIEDKLHLERFAVSRADTSGEGGTVTFAKADKTVAIDGATTLLEAGEKVGALMPFGCRMGICQTCVVPILAGHAIDLRSGKQHAEGDRVQTCISAAAGDCTLDA from the coding sequence ATGGGTCTCAAGGATTGGATCGAGGCGCCCGCAGCAGCGGTCGTGCCCGCCAAGCGGTCCAAGCTCAATTGGTTGCGCGGTGCGGCGGCACGTCTGACGACGCCGTTGCTCCCCGACGACTACCTGCACCTGGCCAACCCGCTGTGGTCGGCCCGCGAACTGCGCGGACAGATCGTGGAGGTACGCGCGGAGACGGCGGACTCTGCGACGATCGTCATCAAGCCGGGCTGGGGATTCGACTTCGACTACGAGCCCGGCCAGTACATCGGCATCGGCCTGCACATCGACGGACGATGGCACTGGCGTTCGTACTCCCTCACCTCACCCCCGAACTGGGACGACAAACTCATCTCCATCGCCGTCAAGGCGATGCCCGAGGGATTCCTGTCGAGTCACCTCGTCAACGGTGTGCCGTCGGGCACGATCGTGCGGCTCGCGACGCCCACGGGCAACTTCGCGCTGCCCGACCCGCCGCCGCAGCGCATCCTGTTCCTCACCGCGGGCAGCGGCATCACTCCCGTCATGGCGATGCTCCGCACGATGAACCGGCGCGGCCAGCTTCCCGACGTCTTCCACGTCCATTCGGCGCCCACCGACGCCGACGTGATGTTCGCCGACGAACTCACCCAGCTCCACGAGGAGCACGACGACTTCCGGTGCAAGATCCAGCTCACCCGCAGCCAGGGCAAGTTCGCGTTGTCCTCGCTCGACGAAGTGTGCCCGGACTGGCGCGAACGGCAGACGTGGGCCTGTGGGCCGCTGCCGATGCTCGACGAGATCGAGACGCTGTGGCGCGACGAGAACATCGAGGACAAGTTGCACCTCGAGCGTTTCGCCGTCTCCCGCGCGGACACGTCCGGCGAGGGTGGAACGGTGACGTTCGCCAAGGCCGACAAGACCGTCGCGATCGACGGTGCCACCACTCTCCTCGAGGCCGGTGAGAAGGTCGGGGCACTGATGCCGTTCGGCTGCCGGATGGGTATCTGTCAGACCTGTGTCGTGCCGATTCTCGCCGGGCACGCGATCGACCTGAGGTCCGGCAAGCAGCATGCCGAAGGTGACCGAGTCCAGACTTGTATCTCGGCGGCGGCAGGGGACTGCACGCTCGACGCGTGA
- a CDS encoding Rv3235 family protein, with the protein MSESYTFLSRVPHFEPAARDVPAPPLPAAPDAPARGRPAPGRGRHRPSPHSGASPRSPAAQPDTAPLPPRDVHRFTEQAFRLVLEVLDRRRNVRQLRPLVSPSLIDVVRTLALADAPGRRLGVATLVRVHLRAVGPGAYEAFGTYGRGSRVFVIAARVERASDTGWTVTSMVVG; encoded by the coding sequence ATGAGTGAGTCCTACACGTTCCTGTCACGGGTGCCGCACTTCGAGCCGGCCGCCCGCGACGTTCCCGCACCGCCGCTGCCGGCAGCTCCGGACGCGCCTGCGCGTGGGCGCCCCGCACCGGGCCGCGGTCGGCACCGTCCGTCGCCCCACTCGGGGGCGTCGCCGCGATCTCCCGCGGCGCAGCCGGACACGGCGCCGCTTCCCCCGCGGGATGTCCATCGATTCACGGAGCAGGCGTTCCGGCTCGTTCTCGAAGTTCTGGATCGGCGCCGCAATGTGCGGCAACTGCGGCCGCTGGTGTCGCCGTCGCTGATCGACGTCGTGCGCACGCTCGCGCTGGCGGATGCTCCGGGCAGGCGACTCGGCGTCGCGACGCTCGTCCGCGTGCATCTGCGCGCGGTGGGACCCGGGGCGTACGAGGCGTTCGGCACCTACGGCCGGGGTTCCCGGGTCTTCGTGATCGCAGCCCGTGTCGAACGAGCGTCCGACACGGGCTGGACCGTCACCTCGATGGTGGTCGGCTGA
- the rsgA gene encoding ribosome small subunit-dependent GTPase A, producing the protein MGHNAVRRHSDRTEGELLSRRQYDESDVRVRPGRGTRPRTKTRPEHLAAESAMVVSVDRGRWGCVLGGDPERPLVTMRARELGRTPIVVGDEVSVVGDLSGKPDTLARIVRVADRSTVLRRTADDTDPYERIVVANAQQLLIVVALADPPPRTGFVERALVAAYAGGLSPIVCLTKSDLESPEEFASAFADLDVPVVVAGRDDPVDEVVSMLSGRLTALIGHSGVGKSTLVNRLVPDADRAVGVVSGVGKGRHTSTQSVALPLPGGGWVIDTPGIRSFGLAHISPENVVAAFSDLAAAIEDCPRGCTHLGPPADPECALDHLEGKAAKRVDAVRHLLTAIASNEAW; encoded by the coding sequence GTGGGCCACAATGCTGTCCGCAGGCACAGCGACCGAACGGAAGGCGAGCTTCTGAGCCGCAGGCAGTACGACGAGTCCGACGTCCGGGTGCGCCCGGGCCGAGGCACGCGTCCGCGCACGAAGACCCGGCCGGAACATCTCGCCGCGGAATCCGCGATGGTCGTCTCGGTCGACCGCGGCCGCTGGGGATGCGTACTGGGCGGTGACCCCGAACGGCCCCTCGTCACGATGCGCGCCCGCGAACTGGGCCGCACCCCGATCGTGGTGGGCGACGAGGTGAGCGTCGTCGGCGATCTGTCCGGCAAACCCGACACACTCGCCCGGATCGTGCGGGTGGCCGACCGCTCCACCGTGCTGCGGCGCACCGCCGACGACACCGATCCGTACGAGCGGATCGTCGTGGCCAACGCCCAGCAGCTGCTGATCGTCGTGGCACTCGCCGACCCGCCGCCGCGAACCGGATTCGTCGAACGCGCACTGGTCGCCGCGTACGCCGGCGGGTTGAGCCCCATCGTGTGCCTGACGAAGAGCGATCTCGAGTCACCCGAGGAGTTCGCGAGCGCGTTCGCCGACCTCGACGTGCCCGTCGTCGTGGCCGGACGGGACGATCCCGTCGATGAGGTCGTGTCGATGCTCTCCGGCCGGCTCACCGCACTGATCGGTCATTCCGGGGTCGGCAAGTCGACTCTCGTCAACCGCCTCGTGCCCGACGCCGACCGCGCCGTCGGTGTGGTCTCCGGCGTCGGCAAGGGCCGCCACACCTCCACGCAGTCGGTCGCGCTGCCCCTCCCGGGCGGTGGCTGGGTCATCGACACGCCGGGCATCCGCTCGTTCGGGCTGGCCCACATCTCCCCGGAGAACGTGGTGGCCGCGTTCTCCGACCTGGCCGCGGCCATCGAGGACTGCCCGCGAGGCTGTACCCACCTCGGCCCGCCCGCGGACCCGGAATGCGCGCTCGACCACCTCGAGGGCAAGGCCGCCAAACGCGTCGACGCGGTCCGTCACCTCCTCACGGCCATCGCGTCCAACGAAGCCTGGTGA
- a CDS encoding SOS response-associated peptidase, whose product MCGRYATTANPATLAVDLDAIDETGDDESQPDYNVAPTTQVLTVVDRHNARRIRRMRWGLVPSWTKELGKGPVLFNARADSVDTKPAFRNAFKYKRCLVPMDGWYEWQTEVDEAPAGKKAGKAKKIPYYMSPDDGSRLYMAGLWSVWHDPAVAESPPVLSCSIITVDSVAQLENVHDRMPLVMPRDRWAAWLDPEHPASTDLLAVSPDAIADITVRRVSTLVNSVKNNGPELLDPDAGRDEARVGEQISLL is encoded by the coding sequence ATGTGCGGCAGGTATGCGACCACTGCGAATCCGGCGACACTCGCGGTCGACCTCGATGCGATCGACGAGACGGGCGACGACGAGAGTCAGCCCGACTACAACGTCGCACCCACCACGCAGGTGCTGACGGTGGTCGATCGTCACAACGCCCGCCGGATCCGGAGAATGCGGTGGGGGCTCGTCCCGTCGTGGACGAAGGAACTCGGCAAGGGTCCTGTGCTGTTCAACGCACGAGCAGATTCCGTCGACACCAAACCGGCTTTCCGGAACGCCTTCAAATACAAGCGCTGCCTCGTCCCGATGGACGGCTGGTACGAGTGGCAGACGGAGGTCGACGAGGCGCCCGCCGGGAAGAAGGCGGGCAAGGCGAAGAAGATTCCGTACTACATGTCACCGGACGACGGCTCCCGCCTGTACATGGCCGGGCTGTGGTCCGTGTGGCACGATCCCGCGGTCGCGGAGTCGCCCCCGGTCCTGAGCTGCAGCATCATCACGGTCGACTCCGTCGCGCAGCTCGAGAACGTGCACGACCGGATGCCGTTGGTGATGCCCCGCGACCGCTGGGCCGCGTGGCTCGATCCCGAGCATCCCGCGTCGACGGACCTGCTCGCGGTGTCACCCGACGCCATCGCCGACATCACGGTCCGGCGGGTGTCCACACTGGTGAACAGCGTGAAGAACAACGGACCGGAACTTCTCGACCCCGACGCCGGGCGTGACGAGGCGCGGGTAGGGGAGCAGATCAGCCTGCTGTGA